A genomic window from Nocardioides jiangxiensis includes:
- a CDS encoding winged helix-turn-helix domain-containing protein: MESLSRAQARRVALAAQGFLDTPHAQPTLRTLDRAVGRTGVLQIDSVNVLQRAQFMPLYARMGPYDTDLLRRAAEERPRRLVEYWAHEAAYMPVDLWPFMQHRMARAHERAWGGPRSIARERPDLVRDVLADVRERGARTARQIDADLTGGAARTKDHWGWNWSEVKKALEFLFYAGDLTVAGRNGSFERLYDVPDRVLPRVVLETPTPTAAEQHRELVRRAAVSHGVGTEQCLRDYYRMGVAEARAAIAELVEAGELLPVTVEGWGRPAYLHREARLPRRVAARTLLSPFDPVVWERARAEALFDFRYRIEIYVPEARRVHGYYVLPFLLGDRPVARVDLKADRATGTLLVPGAFAEPAAPDATAAELATELRRLAGWLGLERIVVGERGDLAPALAAVLASGVH; the protein is encoded by the coding sequence GTGGAGTCGCTCAGCCGGGCCCAGGCCCGTCGGGTCGCGCTGGCCGCCCAGGGCTTCCTCGACACCCCGCACGCGCAGCCGACGCTCCGCACGCTCGACCGCGCGGTCGGCCGTACCGGCGTGCTCCAGATCGACTCGGTCAACGTGCTGCAGCGGGCCCAGTTCATGCCGCTCTACGCCCGGATGGGTCCCTACGACACCGACCTGCTGCGCCGGGCCGCGGAGGAGCGCCCCCGCCGTCTGGTCGAGTACTGGGCGCACGAGGCCGCGTACATGCCGGTCGACCTGTGGCCCTTCATGCAGCACCGGATGGCGCGCGCCCATGAGCGGGCCTGGGGCGGCCCGCGCTCGATCGCACGCGAGCGGCCCGACCTGGTCCGCGACGTCCTGGCCGACGTCCGCGAGCGCGGTGCCCGCACGGCCCGCCAGATCGACGCCGACCTGACCGGCGGCGCGGCACGTACCAAGGACCACTGGGGCTGGAACTGGTCGGAGGTGAAGAAGGCTCTCGAGTTCCTCTTCTACGCCGGAGACCTCACGGTCGCGGGCCGCAACGGCTCCTTCGAGCGGCTGTACGACGTCCCCGACCGCGTGCTGCCCCGGGTGGTCCTCGAGACGCCGACGCCGACGGCTGCGGAGCAGCACCGCGAGCTGGTGCGCCGGGCTGCCGTCAGCCACGGAGTCGGCACCGAGCAGTGTCTCCGCGACTACTACCGGATGGGTGTCGCGGAGGCTCGTGCAGCGATCGCCGAGCTGGTCGAGGCCGGGGAGCTGCTGCCGGTGACGGTCGAGGGGTGGGGCCGCCCGGCGTACCTCCACCGGGAGGCGCGGCTGCCGCGCCGGGTCGCTGCGCGCACGCTGCTGAGCCCGTTCGACCCGGTCGTCTGGGAGCGTGCACGTGCCGAGGCGCTGTTCGACTTCCGGTACCGCATCGAGATCTACGTGCCCGAGGCCAGGCGGGTGCACGGCTACTACGTGCTCCCGTTCCTCCTGGGCGACCGCCCGGTCGCCCGCGTCGACCTCAAGGCCGACCGGGCGACCGGCACCCTGCTGGTGCCGGGCGCCTTCGCCGAACCAGCCGCGCCCGACGCGACCGCGGCCGAGCTCGCCACGGAGCTGCGCCGTCTCGCGGGCTGGCTGGGCCTCGAGCGGATCGTCGTGGGGGAGCGCGGCGACCTCGCTCCTGCCCTTGCCGCCGTGCTGGCGAGCGGAGTGCACTGA
- a CDS encoding response regulator translates to MQPSGEREPIRVLVVDDQELFRSGLTMILGTDPAIEVVGQAGDGVEGTSLAASLAPDVVLLDVRMPKRSGIEACVAIKETVPSAKIIMLTVSDEEADLYEAVKSGASGYLLKDSSIDEVTQAVRVVADGQSLISPSMAVKLIDEFKQMSRPDRDQVSPLRLTERELEVLRLVATGMNNREIARQLFISENTVKNHVRNILEKLQLHSRMEAVMYAVREKLLDIP, encoded by the coding sequence ATGCAGCCCTCGGGAGAGCGTGAACCGATCCGGGTCCTGGTCGTCGACGACCAGGAGCTGTTCCGCAGCGGACTGACGATGATCCTGGGCACGGACCCGGCGATCGAGGTCGTGGGTCAGGCAGGCGACGGTGTGGAGGGCACCTCCCTCGCCGCCAGCCTGGCCCCCGACGTCGTCCTGCTCGACGTGCGGATGCCGAAGCGGTCCGGCATCGAGGCGTGCGTGGCGATCAAGGAGACGGTGCCGTCGGCCAAGATCATCATGCTCACCGTCAGTGACGAGGAGGCCGACCTCTACGAGGCGGTGAAGTCGGGCGCGTCCGGCTACCTGCTCAAGGACTCCTCGATCGACGAGGTCACCCAGGCGGTCCGCGTCGTGGCCGACGGCCAGTCGCTGATCAGCCCGTCGATGGCGGTCAAGCTGATCGACGAGTTCAAGCAGATGTCACGTCCCGACCGCGACCAGGTCTCGCCGCTCCGGCTCACCGAGCGCGAGCTCGAGGTCCTGCGCCTGGTCGCCACCGGCATGAACAACCGCGAGATCGCGCGTCAGCTCTTCATCAGCGAGAACACCGTGAAGAACCACGTACGCAACATCCTGGAGAAGCTCCAGCTCCACTCGCGGATGGAGGCGGTCATGTACGCCGTCCGCGAGAAGCTCCTCGACATCCCGTAG
- the hpf gene encoding ribosome hibernation-promoting factor, HPF/YfiA family, translating to MEIVVNARHCDVSDRFRSHVEEKLARLEKHDHRIIRMQVEVEKERNPRQQDRSVRVELTAFTKGPVVRAEACAADKMAALDLALDKMASQMRRAADRRRVHHGRHTPVSVGQALAGSASVPTQAAATEDVVLEHQVGPIAVLGDGPLVVREKSHPATPMTLDQALYEMELVGHDFYLYVDKESERPAVVYRRKGYDYGVISLDLVG from the coding sequence ATGGAAATTGTGGTCAACGCCCGGCACTGCGACGTGTCCGACCGGTTCCGCAGTCACGTCGAGGAGAAGCTCGCACGCCTGGAGAAGCACGATCACCGGATCATCCGCATGCAGGTCGAGGTGGAGAAGGAGCGCAACCCCCGTCAGCAGGACCGCAGCGTGCGCGTCGAGCTGACCGCATTCACGAAGGGCCCGGTCGTGCGGGCCGAGGCGTGTGCCGCCGACAAGATGGCAGCACTCGACCTGGCACTCGACAAGATGGCCTCCCAGATGCGCCGTGCGGCCGACCGCCGCCGGGTGCACCACGGCCGCCACACGCCCGTCTCGGTCGGGCAGGCGCTCGCCGGGAGCGCGTCCGTCCCGACCCAGGCTGCCGCCACGGAGGACGTCGTCCTCGAGCACCAGGTCGGACCGATCGCCGTCCTCGGCGACGGACCGCTCGTGGTCCGCGAGAAGTCCCACCCGGCCACCCCGATGACGCTCGACCAGGCCCTCTACGAGATGGAGCTGGTCGGCCACGACTTCTACCTCTACGTCGACAAGGAGAGCGAGCGGCCGGCGGTGGTCTACCGCCGCAAGGGCTACGACTACGGCGTCATCTCCCTCGACCTCGTGGGCTAG
- a CDS encoding ComF family protein yields MPRDEGWVDPVLDLLAGSACVGCRRPGRQLCRACARSLPVASEEVRPVPCPPGLAPIRAAGEYAGLLRGLVLGLKEHHRLGLVRPLGLLLAAAVSGLVPSAAGAPVVLVPVPSRPGAARRRGHAPVRDTCRRAATVLRRLGVEVVVVELLRVGRVEDQRDLSARGRARNLDHAMRVHHRSLAQLARRRPSALVVLCDDVLTTGSTAREAQRALAASGVQIVGVAVVAATRRRSVRPTAKVQQESFHRSAFGSSFGAWSQSGSVDAAAGRPLRAPAPTSMPSTTTTPFAGPSTVG; encoded by the coding sequence GTGCCGCGCGACGAGGGATGGGTCGATCCGGTGCTCGACCTGCTCGCGGGGAGCGCGTGCGTCGGCTGTCGACGGCCGGGGCGTCAGCTCTGCCGGGCGTGTGCCCGCAGCCTGCCGGTCGCCTCCGAGGAGGTCCGGCCCGTGCCCTGTCCGCCGGGCCTCGCGCCGATCCGCGCCGCCGGCGAGTACGCGGGCCTGCTCCGCGGGCTGGTCCTCGGGCTCAAGGAGCACCACCGGCTGGGGCTCGTCCGTCCGCTCGGCCTGCTCCTCGCGGCGGCGGTCAGCGGGCTGGTGCCGTCCGCGGCAGGCGCGCCGGTGGTCCTGGTCCCCGTCCCCTCGCGGCCGGGGGCCGCCCGCCGTCGCGGCCACGCTCCGGTGCGCGACACGTGTCGCCGCGCGGCGACCGTGCTGCGTCGCCTCGGGGTCGAGGTGGTCGTCGTCGAGCTGCTGCGTGTGGGCCGGGTGGAGGACCAGCGCGACCTCTCTGCGCGGGGCCGCGCACGCAACCTGGACCACGCGATGCGGGTGCACCACCGGTCCCTGGCGCAGCTCGCCCGGCGACGCCCCTCGGCACTGGTCGTGCTGTGCGACGACGTCCTCACGACGGGGTCGACGGCCCGCGAGGCGCAGCGCGCGTTGGCAGCGAGCGGCGTGCAGATCGTCGGCGTCGCGGTCGTGGCCGCGACCCGGCGCCGCTCCGTGAGACCCACAGCGAAAGTTCAGCAAGAGTCCTTTCATCGTTCGGCGTTCGGGTCTAGTTTCGGTGCATGGAGTCAGTCCGGTTCCGTGGATGCCGCGGCGGGACGCCCCCTCCGGGCCCCCGCTCCCACGTCGATGCCGTCGACCACCACGACTCCATTCGCCGGTCCCTCCACCGTCGGATGA
- a CDS encoding GerMN domain-containing protein — protein MTRSGRTAVAGLLLALLTTGGCASLPDSGGVEAQEGDALPSDAGIRYVPPGPLPGATPEAVVSGFLDAMLASPVQTSTAREFLTADAAAGWRPQQRVVVYGGVAGTPGGAPGDLTLADTAWVDAGGRWRGELPAAERRVRLGLVREKGQWRISALPDALLVRRTWFVREYGQFDVHFLDPGRSVLVPEPVFEPRGGQLATALVRSLLAGPPDPAAPWLLNRLAELRLSEGAVTVTDGVAELDFTGPAPTSPGGRTELAAQLAWTLRQVPGVRTFEVRVDDTPLTLEGGLTEIPVGSAGRFDPAGADASDGLFGLVGGRPARVDGATATPVSGRSWRSLRLRELSVDLRGTAAAGVSDDGREVRIGSLDAAGQVTTVHGSDLAHPAWDAAGRTWLLDRRTSGAVVTVAVGSRLAVVAVPGVSGRDVADLLVSRDGTRLVAAVRTGRRSTVVVSRLQWRSGGVTASPAVTIAEASGLRDLAWSGPTTVVALTEGRGVGQVRWLSLDGSPDDVREALPVDTIFDDVRRVVSSGAEGEPAWVVTASGDLVGTGPVREPAPVARATALTWAG, from the coding sequence GTGACGCGCTCGGGTCGGACCGCGGTCGCCGGTCTGCTCCTGGCGCTGCTCACGACGGGCGGCTGTGCCTCGCTGCCCGACAGCGGCGGTGTCGAGGCCCAGGAGGGCGACGCGCTGCCGTCCGACGCCGGCATCCGCTACGTCCCGCCGGGCCCGCTCCCGGGGGCGACGCCCGAGGCGGTGGTGAGCGGCTTCCTGGACGCGATGCTCGCGAGTCCCGTGCAGACCTCGACGGCGCGCGAGTTCCTCACAGCGGACGCGGCTGCCGGATGGCGCCCGCAGCAGCGCGTCGTCGTCTACGGCGGTGTCGCCGGCACGCCCGGCGGCGCTCCCGGGGACCTGACGCTCGCGGACACCGCGTGGGTCGACGCGGGTGGACGGTGGCGGGGCGAGCTGCCTGCGGCGGAGCGGCGGGTCCGGCTCGGGCTGGTGCGGGAGAAGGGCCAGTGGCGGATCTCCGCACTCCCCGACGCGCTCCTGGTCCGTCGCACCTGGTTCGTCCGCGAGTACGGCCAGTTCGACGTGCACTTCCTCGACCCCGGTCGCTCCGTGCTGGTCCCGGAGCCGGTCTTCGAGCCGCGCGGGGGACAGCTGGCGACGGCGCTCGTGCGGTCGCTGCTCGCGGGACCACCCGACCCGGCTGCGCCCTGGCTCCTGAACCGGCTGGCGGAGCTCCGCCTCAGCGAGGGGGCCGTCACCGTGACGGACGGCGTCGCCGAGCTGGACTTCACCGGCCCGGCTCCGACGTCGCCCGGCGGCCGTACCGAGCTGGCGGCCCAGCTGGCATGGACGCTGCGCCAGGTGCCCGGTGTCCGGACCTTCGAGGTGCGGGTCGACGACACCCCGCTGACCCTCGAGGGCGGTCTCACCGAGATCCCGGTCGGCAGCGCCGGTCGCTTCGACCCGGCGGGCGCCGACGCCAGCGATGGCCTCTTCGGGCTCGTCGGGGGTCGTCCGGCACGGGTCGACGGGGCGACTGCGACGCCCGTCTCGGGCAGGAGCTGGCGGAGCCTGCGGCTGCGCGAGCTCAGCGTGGACCTGCGCGGCACCGCCGCCGCGGGTGTGAGCGACGACGGGCGCGAGGTGCGCATCGGCTCGCTCGACGCGGCGGGCCAGGTCACGACCGTCCACGGCTCCGACCTCGCCCACCCCGCCTGGGACGCCGCAGGACGCACCTGGCTGCTCGACCGGCGTACGTCGGGGGCCGTCGTCACCGTCGCGGTCGGCAGCAGGCTTGCGGTCGTCGCGGTCCCGGGTGTCAGCGGCCGGGACGTCGCCGACCTGCTCGTCTCCCGCGACGGCACGCGCCTGGTCGCGGCGGTGCGCACTGGTCGTCGCAGCACCGTCGTCGTGAGCCGTCTGCAGTGGCGGTCCGGCGGCGTCACCGCCTCCCCGGCCGTCACGATCGCGGAGGCGTCTGGTCTGCGCGACCTGGCCTGGTCGGGGCCCACGACCGTCGTCGCGCTCACGGAGGGGCGCGGGGTCGGCCAGGTCCGCTGGCTGTCGCTCGACGGCTCGCCCGACGACGTCCGCGAGGCCCTGCCGGTCGACACGATCTTCGACGACGTACGCCGGGTGGTCTCCTCCGGAGCGGAGGGTGAGCCCGCCTGGGTGGTCACCGCGTCGGGCGACCTGGTCGGCACCGGGCCCGTGCGGGAGCCCGCTCCCGTGGCGCGGGCGACCGCGCTGACCTGGGCCGGCTGA